One region of Verrucomicrobiales bacterium genomic DNA includes:
- a CDS encoding PSD1 domain-containing protein, producing the protein MAVRVLPFPVRRFLAVAPLLCLLPASLLKAANVPDFNRDIAPILSKHCLECHSGAEPSGKLSLITHEGFLKGGESGPVTNSSHPEKGELFSRVSEGIMPPQKQGKSRKLPAAEIVLLQSWITSGAPWPSGRVLDPFEVSTDLRGGRDLWSLQPVRRPALPLSAKTDNPIDAFVRQKLSAKGWSPAPPADPRTLVRRLYIDLTGLPPTSEQITAFVADPSPAAYEAMVDRLLASPRFGERWGRYWLDIARYAETCGYERDQVKPNVWRYRDWVIRAFNEDLPYNQFIMAQLAGDEMPGHNEESLVATGFLRLGTWNDEPNDAEEYKYERLEDMVHVTSTAFLGLTVKCARCHDHKFDPISQLDYYRMAGAFWAGYIQPGQGSLGGPDAKALGSEVFGWTDASPTPPPLPLLVKGDPKRPSKPVAPATLSFLPQLSREITPAPAGSKTSQRRRQLAEWIADPKNPLTARVWVNRLWQFHFGQALVRSPDNFGFTGEKPTHAELLDWLADELVAGGWRAKRLHKLLVLSETYRQSSIHPAQERYAQEDFANHLWWRAERRRLDADALRDGLLSVSGTLDLRKMGGPSFAPVISPDALEGLSMKGQAWKASPAEEQGRRSIYMFSKRSLLSPMATVFDFPDTTLPCGQRDVTVVAPQALALLNNATVHEQSRALARRVMSASASQDARSRITKAWQLALGRVPAAAETAAAIAHLQRQRDHFLSQTPAPKQAPAADPDLLALSSLCHVLLNSNEFIYVD; encoded by the coding sequence ATGGCTGTGCGCGTCCTCCCCTTCCCGGTGCGACGCTTTTTAGCAGTCGCCCCGCTTCTCTGCCTGCTCCCCGCCTCGCTGCTAAAGGCTGCCAATGTCCCCGACTTTAACAGGGACATTGCACCCATCTTGTCGAAGCATTGCTTGGAATGTCATAGCGGCGCCGAACCTTCGGGCAAACTCAGCCTCATCACCCACGAAGGTTTTCTCAAAGGGGGTGAATCAGGCCCGGTGACGAATTCCTCTCATCCCGAAAAGGGAGAACTCTTCAGCCGCGTCAGCGAGGGCATCATGCCTCCTCAGAAACAGGGCAAGTCCAGGAAGCTGCCCGCCGCCGAGATTGTCCTCTTGCAATCGTGGATTACCTCTGGCGCTCCGTGGCCTTCAGGACGCGTGCTGGATCCGTTCGAGGTTTCTACCGATCTCCGTGGCGGACGCGATCTGTGGTCGCTTCAGCCCGTTCGACGGCCGGCGCTGCCTCTCAGCGCCAAGACCGATAACCCCATCGATGCCTTCGTCCGTCAGAAACTCAGCGCCAAAGGGTGGAGCCCGGCACCTCCGGCCGACCCGCGCACTTTGGTGCGACGCCTCTATATCGACCTAACGGGTCTCCCCCCCACCTCCGAACAAATCACCGCCTTCGTTGCCGACCCATCCCCAGCGGCCTACGAGGCCATGGTCGATCGCCTGCTGGCCTCACCGAGATTTGGTGAACGATGGGGTCGTTACTGGTTGGATATCGCCCGCTACGCCGAAACCTGTGGCTACGAGCGTGATCAAGTGAAACCCAATGTCTGGCGTTATCGCGACTGGGTGATCCGCGCCTTCAACGAAGATCTGCCCTACAACCAGTTCATCATGGCTCAGTTGGCGGGCGACGAGATGCCGGGTCACAACGAAGAATCACTCGTGGCAACCGGGTTTCTGCGCCTCGGCACTTGGAACGATGAACCCAACGATGCGGAGGAGTATAAGTACGAGCGACTGGAAGACATGGTTCACGTGACCAGCACCGCGTTCCTGGGGCTGACCGTGAAGTGTGCCCGCTGCCATGATCATAAGTTCGATCCTATTTCCCAGTTGGATTACTACCGCATGGCAGGCGCTTTCTGGGCGGGTTATATCCAGCCTGGCCAAGGCTCCTTGGGTGGACCGGATGCCAAGGCGCTCGGCTCCGAGGTGTTTGGTTGGACCGATGCGTCCCCGACACCCCCGCCGTTGCCGCTCCTAGTGAAGGGTGATCCCAAACGACCCAGCAAACCGGTCGCCCCCGCCACGCTGTCCTTTTTGCCTCAGCTGAGTCGCGAGATCACCCCCGCACCCGCGGGCAGCAAAACGAGTCAACGCCGACGCCAGCTCGCCGAGTGGATCGCCGATCCTAAGAATCCTCTCACCGCCCGAGTGTGGGTGAACCGTCTCTGGCAATTCCACTTCGGCCAAGCACTCGTCCGCTCTCCCGACAATTTTGGCTTCACCGGTGAGAAGCCGACGCACGCGGAACTCTTGGATTGGCTGGCTGATGAGCTGGTGGCCGGAGGATGGCGTGCCAAGCGACTTCATAAGCTCCTCGTGCTTTCCGAGACGTACCGACAAAGCTCCATCCATCCGGCGCAGGAACGCTATGCTCAGGAAGACTTCGCCAATCATCTCTGGTGGCGCGCCGAGCGACGTCGATTGGATGCCGATGCCCTCCGTGATGGTTTGCTTTCGGTCAGCGGAACGCTGGATCTGCGCAAGATGGGTGGGCCGAGTTTTGCTCCCGTCATCAGCCCTGACGCCCTCGAAGGCCTGTCCATGAAAGGTCAGGCCTGGAAAGCTTCACCCGCCGAGGAGCAAGGACGGCGCAGCATCTACATGTTCAGCAAGCGCAGTTTGCTTTCGCCCATGGCCACCGTGTTCGACTTTCCCGACACCACGCTCCCCTGCGGACAGCGCGATGTCACCGTGGTTGCGCCGCAGGCGTTGGCCTTGCTCAACAACGCCACGGTTCACGAGCAGAGCCGGGCTTTGGCGCGGCGGGTGATGTCGGCATCGGCGAGCCAGGATGCTCGATCCCGCATCACGAAGGCCTGGCAGCTCGCCTTGGGTCGTGTCCCCGCTGCCGCGGAAACTGCGGCGGCCATCGCCCATCTCCAGCGTCAACGCGATCACTTTTTGTCGCAGACTCCGGCCCCCAAGCAAGCGCCTGCGGCCGATCCCGACCTCCTCGCTTTAAGCTCGCTGTGCCACGTGCTGCTCAACTCCAATGAATTCATCTACGTGGATTAA
- a CDS encoding DUF2306 domain-containing protein, producing MRTLVWIILAALCVIVGAYPLLYLLADGKIGLLETKSDVLLSNGGWRLGFYTHIVSGGIALSVGWTQFLKSWRSRNLRWHRILGMLYVLMAGVSGMAAVYVSFYASTGWVAGLGFGSLGVLWLCFTVEAYRSVRQRNLRKHESLMVYSYSACFAAVTLRLWLPLLIGVFHLDFKVAYPTVAWLCWVPNLLVARWITSRM from the coding sequence ATGAGAACTCTGGTCTGGATCATTCTAGCCGCACTTTGTGTGATCGTTGGGGCTTACCCTCTCCTGTATCTGCTGGCTGATGGGAAGATCGGACTGCTGGAGACCAAGAGCGACGTCCTGCTGAGCAATGGAGGGTGGCGGTTGGGGTTTTATACACACATCGTCAGTGGAGGGATTGCCCTCTCGGTTGGTTGGACCCAGTTCCTCAAGTCCTGGCGGAGTCGGAATCTGCGTTGGCACCGGATTTTGGGGATGCTCTACGTGCTGATGGCCGGCGTCAGCGGAATGGCGGCGGTCTATGTCTCCTTCTATGCGTCCACGGGATGGGTGGCCGGTCTGGGCTTCGGCAGCCTAGGGGTGCTATGGCTGTGCTTCACCGTGGAAGCCTACCGGAGCGTCCGACAGCGGAATCTGCGGAAGCACGAGTCCCTGATGGTCTACAGCTACAGCGCTTGCTTTGCCGCTGTGACCCTGCGGTTGTGGCTGCCGTTGCTGATCGGCGTTTTTCACCTCGATTTCAAAGTGGCTTACCCAACCGTAGCCTGGCTGTGTTGGGTGCCCAATCTGTTGGTCGCCCGTTGGATCACGTCCAGAATGTGA
- a CDS encoding lamin tail domain-containing protein, with product MFKRTLLSSFALSLAALVLPQVSPAAVVINEVMANNVAAVGKEGSYPDWLELYNTGTTVVSLAGMTLTDNLSQPTKFAFPADAQLPPNGYVVVWCDNNIVPGEYHAAFSFSASGEEVGLYGANGVLLDSVKFGLQAADFSIGRIPSGTGAWALTSPSPGDANTAQALGDPGKLRINEWMASTTSGSDWLELYNSERQPSALGGCVFSDKTASPTVNLAIPTLSFIGPESFLQYMASGETNHGHVNFKLGAGGETISLFAPNRTTVLSRVKFGQQTADVSEGKLPDGTDNVVAFGFGKATPGASNFQPLEGVVINEVLTHTDFPFEDAVELQNISPDPIAIGGWWLSNSRSDAKKFRIPANVVIAPGGFRVFYEVQFDPDDTGNDPSFRFNSSKGDECHLFNADAAGNLLGNIASVRLSPAENGVSLGRVVTSEGVDFVPMASTTFGQDSPATVPLFRTGAGKTNSAPKIGPMVITEIMYHPQSAAASADDVFGEYVEVRNITSAALLLYNPLNPLTVTSNSWKLDGQVRFQFPIRTTLAAKGYALIVGFNPTNRSDLNAFRALYQVSTNVPIFGPYRGRLSNGGGSLELLKPDEVQRPPHPDAGYIPFIPVDRVVYRDAAPWPLEADGQGKSLHRRTQEAYANEPLNWFAADPTPGVGAPLPVPLTISGIEVDGTQVSITFTALAGRTFQIEYTDSLEAPSWKALSVSIPVQTTDGPMTVKDAVVPGKAGRYYRLVSPLN from the coding sequence ATGTTCAAGAGAACGCTGTTGAGCTCGTTTGCCCTTTCCTTGGCCGCGCTGGTCCTACCGCAGGTTTCGCCGGCCGCGGTGGTGATCAATGAGGTGATGGCGAACAATGTGGCTGCGGTGGGTAAGGAAGGGAGCTATCCCGACTGGCTGGAGCTCTATAACACCGGGACCACCGTGGTCAGCCTGGCGGGCATGACGTTGACCGACAACCTCAGCCAGCCCACCAAGTTTGCTTTCCCGGCGGATGCTCAGCTGCCGCCGAATGGGTATGTGGTGGTCTGGTGCGATAATAATATCGTCCCAGGGGAGTATCACGCTGCTTTTAGCTTCAGCGCTAGCGGTGAAGAGGTGGGTCTGTACGGTGCCAACGGAGTCTTGCTTGACTCGGTGAAGTTCGGGTTGCAAGCCGCGGATTTCTCCATCGGGCGAATTCCTAGCGGAACGGGTGCGTGGGCTCTGACATCCCCGTCTCCTGGGGATGCCAACACTGCTCAAGCATTGGGTGATCCGGGCAAGTTGCGGATTAATGAGTGGATGGCTTCAACCACCAGCGGAAGCGATTGGCTGGAGCTGTACAACTCCGAGCGTCAGCCCAGTGCCCTGGGCGGATGCGTTTTCTCGGACAAGACTGCCAGCCCAACGGTCAACTTGGCCATCCCGACCCTGTCGTTCATTGGACCGGAAAGCTTTCTTCAATACATGGCCTCGGGGGAAACCAATCACGGCCACGTGAACTTCAAGCTCGGTGCCGGGGGGGAAACCATCAGCCTGTTTGCACCCAACCGGACGACGGTCCTGAGCCGCGTCAAATTTGGACAGCAGACCGCCGACGTTTCCGAGGGAAAGCTCCCGGACGGTACCGATAATGTTGTCGCTTTTGGCTTCGGTAAGGCCACTCCTGGCGCCAGCAACTTTCAGCCCCTCGAGGGCGTGGTCATCAATGAGGTGCTGACCCACACGGACTTTCCTTTCGAAGATGCCGTAGAGTTGCAGAACATATCACCCGATCCCATTGCCATCGGAGGCTGGTGGTTGAGCAATTCTCGCTCGGATGCTAAAAAATTTCGGATTCCGGCTAACGTCGTGATCGCTCCCGGTGGCTTCCGCGTTTTCTACGAGGTTCAGTTCGACCCCGATGACACGGGCAACGACCCCAGTTTCCGATTTAACTCTTCCAAGGGTGATGAATGTCACCTCTTCAATGCCGATGCGGCGGGCAACCTGCTGGGCAACATCGCCTCGGTTCGGCTGTCCCCTGCGGAGAACGGTGTCTCGCTGGGTCGTGTTGTGACCAGCGAAGGGGTTGATTTCGTTCCCATGGCCAGCACCACTTTCGGTCAGGATAGCCCTGCGACGGTCCCTCTGTTTCGAACCGGGGCCGGGAAGACCAATTCCGCTCCGAAGATCGGTCCGATGGTGATCACGGAGATCATGTATCATCCTCAGTCCGCCGCTGCGAGCGCCGACGATGTCTTTGGGGAGTATGTTGAGGTGCGGAACATCACTTCGGCGGCCTTGCTACTTTACAACCCGCTGAACCCACTGACCGTCACGAGCAACAGTTGGAAGCTCGACGGCCAGGTCCGTTTCCAGTTCCCTATTCGAACGACCTTGGCCGCCAAGGGATATGCTCTCATCGTGGGATTCAACCCCACCAACCGCTCTGACCTCAATGCGTTCAGAGCGCTCTACCAAGTCTCCACCAATGTTCCCATCTTTGGACCCTACCGTGGTCGATTGAGCAACGGCGGCGGCTCTCTTGAGCTACTCAAGCCGGACGAGGTCCAACGCCCGCCCCATCCGGATGCCGGCTACATTCCCTTCATCCCGGTGGATCGGGTTGTCTATAGGGACGCGGCACCCTGGCCATTGGAAGCCGACGGGCAGGGCAAATCCCTGCATCGACGAACTCAGGAAGCTTATGCCAACGAGCCGCTTAACTGGTTTGCGGCTGATCCCACGCCAGGTGTTGGAGCGCCGCTGCCGGTGCCGCTTACGATCAGCGGCATCGAGGTAGATGGAACCCAAGTCTCGATCACGTTCACAGCCTTGGCGGGTAGAACCTTCCAGATCGAGTATACCGATTCGCTTGAGGCCCCCTCGTGGAAGGCGTTGTCCGTTTCCATTCCCGTGCAAACCACGGACGGCCCTATGACAGTGAAGGATGCGGTGGTGCCCGGCAAAGCCGGTCGCTACTACCGTTTGGTGTCCCCCTTGAATTGA
- a CDS encoding DUF1801 domain-containing protein, producing MKTKPAPKTETIDQYILGFPPDIQTLLNKVRAAIHKAVPQAEETISYRIPAFRFAEGTIVYFAAFKQHIGLYPTSSGMRQFEKELSSYETSKGAVRFPFDRPIPYTLVRRIAKFRAQEVRAKARMIRS from the coding sequence ATGAAAACGAAGCCAGCGCCGAAGACTGAGACGATCGACCAATACATCCTGGGGTTTCCCCCCGATATCCAAACGCTACTCAACAAGGTCAGGGCTGCCATTCACAAGGCGGTGCCACAGGCCGAGGAGACCATCAGTTATCGCATCCCGGCCTTTCGGTTTGCGGAAGGGACAATCGTCTACTTCGCCGCCTTCAAACAGCACATCGGGCTTTATCCCACCTCAAGTGGCATGCGGCAGTTTGAGAAGGAGCTTTCGTCGTACGAGACCTCGAAGGGTGCAGTCCGGTTTCCGTTCGACCGGCCGATTCCCTACACACTGGTCCGGCGCATTGCAAAATTTCGGGCTCAAGAAGTCCGAGCCAAGGCGAGGATGATTCGGAGTTAG
- a CDS encoding DUF1501 domain-containing protein, translating to MTAPRKPGSFFPCGTSRREFVWDMGLGCAGLALSTLLGGDGFFTRRLGAATLDAAAATPLAQKKPHFHAKAKSVIFLTMNGGPSQVDTFDYKPVLEKFAGKPLPDGKKFINSGGRKIGFLTPSFRPFRPGGQSGLLISDFFPSIRKHADKLAVIRSCHTDSHAHGSALVAMNTGKTFIGRPSLGSWAVYGLGSENQNLPGYVVILDNRGGPISGQPNWASGFMSGAYQGTLFRPVGDPILDLRGPAEIDRRAQREQLDLLQQLNQQHLETRPGGSELAARITSYELAYRMQSATPEAVDLTQESAATLNAYGVGQNPTDEFGRNCLVARRLVERGVRFVQLYSGGGHLEETWDAHKSIETNHGQHAAEIDRPIGALLSDLESRGLLDSTLVIWGGEFGRMPFSEGKGEPGRNHNPYGYSMWMAGGGVRGGMAFGETDELGFEAVADKVHLHDIHATILRLLGFDHELLTYFHQGRKERLTDVYGQVIQSIIA from the coding sequence ATGACCGCACCACGCAAACCCGGTTCTTTCTTCCCTTGCGGCACGAGCCGACGCGAATTTGTTTGGGACATGGGACTCGGCTGCGCCGGGCTGGCGCTATCGACGCTGCTCGGTGGCGATGGCTTCTTCACCCGCCGTCTGGGAGCGGCGACGCTCGATGCTGCCGCCGCGACTCCTTTAGCCCAAAAAAAGCCCCATTTCCACGCCAAGGCGAAGAGCGTTATTTTTCTGACCATGAACGGAGGGCCCTCCCAAGTGGATACCTTCGACTACAAGCCGGTTCTGGAAAAGTTCGCGGGTAAACCGCTTCCCGACGGCAAGAAGTTCATCAACTCCGGAGGACGCAAGATCGGGTTTCTGACTCCCTCCTTCCGTCCGTTTCGTCCGGGAGGTCAGAGCGGGCTGTTGATCTCCGACTTCTTTCCCAGCATCCGCAAGCACGCCGACAAGCTGGCGGTGATTCGCTCCTGCCACACGGACAGTCATGCCCATGGATCCGCACTGGTGGCGATGAACACCGGCAAGACGTTCATCGGCCGTCCGTCCTTGGGCAGCTGGGCCGTGTATGGGTTGGGTAGCGAAAACCAGAATCTGCCCGGCTACGTCGTGATCCTCGACAATCGAGGGGGGCCGATCAGCGGGCAGCCGAACTGGGCCAGCGGGTTCATGTCGGGGGCCTACCAAGGCACGCTCTTCCGTCCGGTGGGCGATCCCATTCTCGATCTCCGTGGTCCTGCCGAAATCGATCGCCGAGCTCAACGCGAGCAGTTGGATTTGCTGCAGCAGTTGAACCAGCAGCATCTCGAAACCAGGCCGGGCGGCTCCGAATTGGCGGCGCGCATCACCAGCTACGAGTTGGCCTACCGGATGCAATCCGCCACCCCCGAGGCGGTGGATCTGACGCAGGAAAGCGCCGCGACGCTGAACGCCTACGGGGTCGGCCAGAATCCGACCGACGAGTTCGGTCGCAATTGCCTGGTGGCACGGCGTCTCGTGGAGCGTGGGGTTCGGTTTGTCCAGTTGTACTCCGGCGGTGGCCACTTGGAGGAGACCTGGGACGCGCACAAAAGCATCGAGACCAATCATGGGCAGCATGCTGCCGAGATCGATCGTCCGATTGGGGCCTTGTTGAGCGATTTGGAATCACGCGGCTTGCTGGACAGCACGCTGGTGATCTGGGGCGGGGAATTCGGAAGAATGCCTTTCAGCGAAGGGAAAGGCGAACCCGGCCGAAACCACAATCCGTACGGCTATTCGATGTGGATGGCGGGCGGAGGAGTGCGGGGAGGGATGGCGTTTGGTGAAACCGATGAGCTGGGGTTTGAAGCCGTCGCGGACAAAGTGCATCTCCACGACATCCACGCCACCATTCTGCGGCTGCTCGGGTTTGATCACGAGTTGCTGACCTATTTCCATCAAGGCCGCAAAGAGCGCCTCACCGATGTCTATGGTCAAGTGATCCAGAGCATTATTGCGTAG
- the sugE gene encoding quaternary ammonium compound efflux SMR transporter SugE, translating to MAWFYLFIAGLLEIAWAIGLKYTEGFSKLWPSVATVSAMVASFGLLAVALKTIPVGTGYAVWTGIGAAGTAIIGMVFLGESREIARILCLVLIVAGVVGLKLVSPAGH from the coding sequence ATGGCTTGGTTTTATCTATTTATAGCGGGGTTACTCGAGATCGCTTGGGCGATCGGTCTTAAATACACTGAAGGATTTTCCAAGCTCTGGCCGAGCGTGGCCACGGTGAGCGCCATGGTCGCCAGTTTTGGGTTGCTGGCGGTGGCACTGAAAACGATACCCGTGGGCACCGGGTACGCGGTCTGGACGGGAATCGGCGCGGCAGGCACGGCCATTATCGGGATGGTGTTCCTCGGTGAGTCGAGAGAGATCGCACGCATTCTCTGCCTGGTGCTGATCGTTGCCGGAGTCGTCGGGCTCAAGCTCGTTTCCCCAGCAGGACACTGA
- a CDS encoding PLP-dependent aminotransferase family protein, with translation MSWNSRFAARSQQMKRSAVRELLKLTERPDMISFAGGLPAPELFPLEEIRVAVANVLATRGNRALQYGETEGVPELRDWIAARFRQPGLPITRANVMIVTGAQQGLDLLGRVLLDPGDRVIVENPTYLALLSAWRPLGIEFLAAPSDSQGIQLEGLDSLLLQAPKLLYTIPNFQNPGGTTLSTPRRETLVDWARRNNVGLIEDDPYGELRFEGTPPPTLMSLDARHSASNRHDAQSLHGNVAYCGTFSKVLAPGLRVGWIIAPEELLEKLVQAKQATDLHTSSLSQHLCYQLLLDGVMERQIPRLQKAYGERRDTMLAALTRYFPEGIRWNRPEGGMFLLVALPESLDAQDVLREAIRHNVAFVPGEEFHLNGQGKNTLRLNFSNASCARIEEGMKRLGEVVKQLISAKGIV, from the coding sequence ATGAGTTGGAATTCACGGTTCGCTGCCCGTTCACAGCAGATGAAGCGTTCCGCCGTTCGTGAGCTGCTGAAGCTCACCGAACGGCCTGATATGATTTCCTTCGCCGGCGGCTTGCCGGCCCCGGAACTCTTTCCTTTGGAGGAGATTCGTGTCGCGGTTGCCAACGTCCTCGCCACCCGTGGAAATCGTGCCTTGCAGTATGGCGAGACCGAAGGGGTTCCGGAGCTCCGCGACTGGATCGCCGCCCGATTCCGCCAGCCCGGTCTGCCGATCACCCGCGCCAATGTTATGATTGTCACGGGAGCACAGCAAGGGCTGGATCTGCTGGGCCGCGTCCTGCTCGATCCCGGTGACCGTGTGATCGTGGAGAACCCCACCTACTTGGCATTGCTGTCCGCCTGGAGACCGCTGGGCATCGAATTCCTGGCTGCGCCATCGGACAGCCAAGGAATTCAGCTGGAGGGCCTGGATTCATTGCTCCTGCAAGCACCGAAGCTGCTTTATACGATCCCGAATTTTCAGAACCCCGGCGGCACCACCCTCAGCACCCCCCGTCGTGAAACACTGGTGGACTGGGCCCGGCGCAACAATGTCGGATTGATTGAGGATGATCCGTACGGAGAACTCCGGTTTGAAGGCACGCCTCCGCCCACCCTGATGAGTCTCGACGCGCGACACAGCGCCTCCAATCGCCACGATGCCCAGTCTCTCCACGGTAACGTCGCCTACTGTGGAACGTTCTCCAAGGTGCTTGCGCCTGGGTTGAGGGTCGGTTGGATTATCGCGCCGGAGGAATTGCTGGAAAAACTGGTGCAGGCCAAGCAAGCCACCGATTTGCATACCAGCAGCCTCAGTCAGCATTTGTGCTATCAACTGCTGCTCGACGGCGTCATGGAGCGACAGATCCCGCGACTCCAAAAAGCCTATGGGGAACGACGCGACACCATGCTGGCGGCGCTCACCCGTTATTTCCCGGAGGGTATCCGCTGGAACCGACCCGAAGGCGGGATGTTCCTCCTGGTGGCCTTGCCGGAGTCGCTTGATGCGCAGGATGTCCTGCGCGAGGCGATCCGGCACAATGTCGCCTTCGTACCCGGCGAGGAATTCCATCTGAATGGCCAGGGCAAGAATACCCTCCGCCTCAACTTCTCGAATGCCTCCTGCGCCCGGATCGAGGAGGGGATGAAGCGCTTGGGAGAGGTTGTGAAGCAACTCATATCGGCTAAGGGGATTGTGTGA
- a CDS encoding DNA-3-methyladenine glycosylase 2 family protein, producing the protein MGRLIRDVGPCGLVPETRRQPYHALISAVAHQQLTGRVAEVILKRFRALFAGRGFPTPEAILQLSEAQLRSVGFSRAKALAIRDIAAKAVEGLVPTSRGLKHLPDDAIIERLTQVRGVGRWTVEMLLMFKLGRPDVLPVDDFGVRKGYCLAYGLEALPRPKELLQFGERWRPYRTTAAWYLWRAVELHTPPKPAKRVKE; encoded by the coding sequence ATGGGTCGGCTCATCCGGGACGTCGGACCGTGCGGTTTGGTGCCAGAAACCCGGCGGCAACCCTATCACGCCCTGATTAGTGCCGTGGCGCATCAACAGCTCACCGGCCGGGTTGCCGAAGTGATTCTCAAGCGCTTTCGGGCTCTTTTTGCGGGACGTGGGTTTCCCACGCCCGAGGCGATTCTCCAGCTCTCCGAAGCCCAGCTTCGATCGGTTGGCTTCTCTCGGGCGAAAGCGCTAGCCATCCGGGACATTGCGGCCAAGGCAGTCGAGGGACTGGTCCCCACCTCCCGCGGGCTCAAACACTTGCCCGACGATGCGATCATCGAGCGGCTGACTCAGGTCCGCGGGGTGGGCCGCTGGACTGTGGAGATGCTCTTGATGTTCAAACTCGGGCGTCCGGATGTTCTGCCGGTGGATGACTTTGGGGTCAGGAAGGGGTATTGTCTGGCGTACGGGCTCGAAGCTCTGCCACGTCCGAAAGAGTTACTTCAGTTTGGAGAGCGCTGGCGACCCTATCGCACCACGGCCGCTTGGTATCTCTGGCGAGCCGTCGAGCTTCATACACCGCCGAAGCCGGCCAAGCGGGTTAAGGAATAG